A genomic window from Sulfurihydrogenibium sp. includes:
- a CDS encoding Uma2 family endonuclease — MPALAKKTVHDYLKLPEGSPYQLIQGELVTSPASSIFHQKISKRIFQILYKNIENDQKGEVFYSPVDVYLDEENVFQPDLVVVLKDSKANIEEKGIIGAPDVVIEVLSPSSAYYDLVEKKEVYQKYGVKEYWIVDPKRKTVEIYKNSDDGFVLVASARENGKVFSEILSLEFDLNDIFKEE; from the coding sequence ATGCCAGCATTAGCTAAAAAAACAGTTCATGATTATTTAAAGCTTCCAGAAGGCTCGCCATATCAACTTATCCAAGGGGAGCTTGTTACGAGTCCAGCTTCAAGTATTTTTCATCAAAAGATATCAAAAAGAATTTTTCAGATTTTGTATAAAAATATAGAAAATGACCAAAAAGGAGAGGTTTTTTACTCTCCAGTAGATGTATACTTAGACGAAGAGAATGTATTCCAGCCAGATTTAGTGGTTGTTTTAAAAGATAGTAAAGCTAATATAGAAGAGAAGGGAATAATTGGAGCTCCTGATGTAGTAATAGAAGTTTTATCACCTTCAAGTGCATACTATGATTTGGTTGAAAAAAAAGAGGTATATCAAAAATACGGTGTAAAAGAGTATTGGATTGTTGACCCAAAAAGAAAAACAGTAGAGATTTATAAAAACTCTGACGATGGGTTTGTTCTTGTAGCTTCTGCAAGGGAAAACGGTAAGGTGTTTTCTGAAATTCTGAGTTTAGAATTTGATCTAAATGATATTTTTAAAGA